A single genomic interval of Hemibagrus wyckioides isolate EC202008001 linkage group LG13, SWU_Hwy_1.0, whole genome shotgun sequence harbors:
- the adgra1a gene encoding adhesion G protein-coupled receptor A1, translated as MDLKRVLSFPPYPGDYLHPVVYACTAVMLLCLLISIMTYIIHHSVIRISRKGWHILLNVLFHTAMTFGVFAGGINQIKYPIVCQVVGILLHYSSLSTMLWLVLTARNTCNEVSKAPPLSQDRDPPTQPHTKFTIFRFYLFSSGIPIVIVGVTAAVNLDNYGSRDNAPYCWMAWEPSLGGFYGPTAVLVLLMCMYFLCTFVQLKRHPERKYELKAMTEEQQRLATAEIGHCHAASGEPGEQGDHSGCMAITASMLANEHSFKAQLRATAFTVFLFLATWAFGALAVSQGHYLAMIFSCLYGAFSVTLGLFLLIQHCAKRDDVWHRWWACCPSKPKLDVNGETAESTESKSHFEGKRPDAGKPLLSPHLLASSPHCNPSSLSTAQIPMSPCCSTLYSSSLVLEGSAHSLSLPEELPRPSLPLQSCLKDRTKSRSFSRPRPCLRDYTLHMASTSLDGSVQSSHLDSPHSMHLENPITCHTSHLESRLSCQSPHLDSQLCCTSPNIHMESHRTHLDSQLPCHEGHTCHRHVCCAKAEPLSSVCCPKTDPFSGASQGDTSTDTLMHSSTKMTNKEEDIMLHLDIPPPRATMPSSQATLSRKGTLSRRGTLSHNSSLHEDYVFSPDSTGNIRTGPWKNETTV; from the exons ATG GATTTAAAGAGGGTGCTGTCCTTCCCTCCATATCCAGGAGACTACCTACACCCGGTTGTTTATGCATGTACGGCAGTTATGTTGCTCTGCTTGCTGATATCGATAATGacatacattatacaccacag TGTAATCCGAATCAGCAGGAAAGGATGGCACATACTACTGAACGTCCTCTTTCATACTGCCATGACGTTTGGGGTGTTTGCAGGAGGCATCAATCAGATCAAGTACCCCATTGTCTGTCAAGTG GTTGGAATCCTTTTGCACTACTCCTCTCTCTCCACCATGCTTTGGCTGGTGCTCACTGCCAGGAATACATGTAATGAAGTCTCCAAGGCTCCACCCCTCTCTCAGGACAGAGATCCTCCCACACAACCCCACACTAAATTCACCATATTCAG attttatcTGTTCAGTAGTGGGATCCCCATTGTCATTGTTGGGGTCACAGCTGCTGTTAACCTGGATAACTATGGTAGCAGAGATAATGCCCCTTA TTGTTGGATGGCATGGGAGCCCAGTCTGGGAGGCTTCTATGGACCCACTGCAGTCCTAGTTCTGCTCATGTGTATGTATTTCCTGTGCACATTCGTGCAGTTGAAGCGGCACCCAGAGCGTAAGTATGAGCTGAAGGCCATGACAGAGGAGCAGCAACGTCTAGCCACTGCAGAAATCGGCCACTGCCATGCTGCCAgtggagaacctggagaacaGGGTGACCATTCAGGTTGCATGGCCATCACTGCCTCCATGCTTGCCAATGAGCACTCTTTCAAGGCTCAACTGCGGGCCACTGCTTTCACTGTCTTCCTCTTCCTGGCCACATGGGCCTTCGGGGCATTAGCCGTGTCACAAGGCCATTATCTGGCCATGATATTTAGCTGTTTATATGGGGCATTCTCAGTCACTCTGGGACTCTTTCTGCTTATTCAGCACTGTGCTAAACGGGATGATGTGTGGCACCGCTGGTGGGCCTGCTGTCCCTCTAAACCAAAATTGGATGTGAATGGAGAGAcagcagaaagtactgaaagtAAAAGTCACTTTGAAGGAAAACGACCTGATGCAGGTAAACCTTTACTCTCCCCCCACCTTCTCGCATCTTCACCCCACTGTAATCCAAGCTCCCTGTCCACAGCTCAGATTCCCATGAGCCCATGCTGCTCCACATTGTATAGCTCTTCTCTAGTGCTAGAGGGCTCCGCTCATTCGCTGTCTCTCCCTGAGGAGTTACCCCGCCCCTCCCTACCCCTGCAGAGCTGCCTGAAGGACAGGACTAAGTCTCGCTCATTCAGTCGGCCACGGCCCTGCCTCAgggactacacactacacatggCTTCGACCAGCTTGGATGGAAGTGTGCAGAGTTCCCATCTGGATAGCCCTCACAGCATGCATTTAGAAAATCCCATCACTTGTCATACCTCACACCTGGAGAGCCGGCTCTCCTGTCAAAGCCCTCATCTGGACAGCCAGCTGTGCTGCACCAGCCCTAACATCCACATGGAAAGTCACAGAACACACCTGGATAGCCAGCTGCCTTGTCATGAGGGACATACATGCCACAGACATGTGTGTTGTGCTAAGGCAGAACCTTTATCCAGTGTCTGCTGTCCCAAAACAGACCCTTTTTCTGGTGCTTCCCAGGGAGATACCAGCACAGATACCTTGATGCACAGCAGCACCAAAATGACCAATAAGGAGGAGGACATTATGTTGCACTTAGATATTCCTCCACCACGGGCCACTATGCCAAGCTCTCAGGCTACTCTCAGCAGGAAGGGCACTCTCAGCCGGAGAGGGACGCTGAGCCACAATAGCAGCCTGCATGAGGACTATGTGTTCAGCCCTGATTCCACAGGTAACATTAGGACAGGGCCATGGAAAAATGAAACCACTGTGTAG
- the si:ch211-214e3.5 gene encoding zinc finger protein 518A, translated as MEATTDDPPKSHDQNGDVEKDNSVDALPPSKELANQTEDTAYNDLSVQDETQSGESGTDNSHTESKASEKSPCKLQQGAIFSGKILSFCCSECKGDTTYSPNDLLKHFQGAHKGTLPTYPCDLCTFVTNEFSSLQRHRIGHRDTLVTCEICNDGVQYSLLLLTRHFIMCHSCNGLFRCKKCEFSTRDAGTFVQHIHHHNEGSHKCVKCPSMSPTQGKVHSGKVHSGTFPFTCQLCGYGAARREYLSKHMTVAHGDEMDKTNRWRLLEDNSRVNSPGLKLLLKKSLPAGGSREPQWMSKLNSYPGVGLLDHSGRLFNPEKTLEETQQFLERAVGVKKETNKWSKGPLQSEPQCSYPVTSTTPQPKIQENELGAGSGILDPGNSNGLTVLMVKNKISIPPNCTTKVMGFKMVDGKKHLVLKVIPTKQEPTTNNDMSPTNNVVDDEKTGSSPYSSLSERSGSLLSLDSGTNKDVSASVNIDTHNVETHSGDQSPLLDDHEANVEPTSNQTDDEVLEISDTSESSASHCADLSTISKESDVYENLGSGSDSENKSLHHDHEHCTHQSRADESKSTHSRSPKSPEISHTDQTKAKAAPLETPVKHTTELVSCTDDLSSSESAAGEHTLPELAVSATDASTLSLVDEVTTPPDVAESHGNLVVSKNLESSEDQGAEQILPKIPSPTLVAEERETSFCDECESTLSENTATSTPLPNLLNGKTSRPSSVTDFSPRKDLLAENLSDSHLSPLKKNSPNDSPDAKDGVTEVDTVLQNSPNQEVFSFHNYSKETFSSSPDFLDADEHSQEDLEEEECEEDFDELKLASDWSLTLPASPPLVDEQSEECVGSGEESSTCVNDLANTSENKSLERVSDSDIEVDECVATVEDLPVPVISETDKGACSSESEKKEGDFTSSVVEGGPATLKNAAVLGKILEEHSDAIINQQLEKERMVSSAVLQDTNRPTKTTLRILQMPEGKKQMFLQTMESPYAVPVQLTSGQGFKLITKSCASKVNVSYVKPGIEMPSKGSGLSLTLNGGRIGMSAQSLSGEGKGHASLLQTVSSNGGRYFVNASALKGPLLLSGTVKSPSEQTVNMQQTCYLVQRPLPVSPSTESTGSTSKTVLTTRPVLAMPVKTADKAAALQTGRQAYLVRYISPAKSGILVNSSNEKAANQGSQANEGSKSRVFLKIVRSPNGTRFLSTTPYTSAKKPLYVAANSLQSPYILMSSDWSAGLKTSNRAHSPTHTLITAKLKDILPDSDSHSQNQVEDGLVVQKSPFLPMHTRPPSQRKRRRRMVFEESFETSPKTRRMSSKALALKELSPFSKPAAKDVERTLRLSPFSPFQQIKCPRQNQPVVVLNHPDADIPEVTNIMKSVNRYKGEVIKVALSENTVRALSEWNFIGPDGTLSNTPGISAGSRLRPSGNKVRERFILRLKLKKTRRNKYEVVRLSSSTGSEQIPMFSCWFCGRVFNNQEEWIGHGQRHLMEATRDWNKLF; from the coding sequence ATGGAGGCTACTACAGATGACCCACCAAAAAGCCATGACCAGAACGGGGACGTTGAGAAAGACAATTCAGTCGATGCATTGCCACCATCAAAAGAACTTGCAAATcagacagaagacactgcataTAATGACCTTAGTGTCCAAGATGAAACACAGTCTGGAGAGTCAGGTACTGATAACTCTCACACAGAGAGCAAGGCCTCAGAGAAATCACCATGTAAGCTCCAACAGGGTGCTATTTTCTCTGGAAAAATACTCAGTTTTTGCTGCTCAGAATGTAAAGGTGATACCACTTACAGCCCTAATGACTTGCTGAAACACTTTCAAGGGGCTCACAAAGGAACACTTCCAACATATCCTTGTGATCTTTGTACTTTCGTTACCAACGAGTTTTCATCTCTCCAACGACATCGCATTGGACATCGAGACACTTTGGTTACTTGTGAGATCTGCAACGATGGAGTCCAGTACTCTCTACTGTTGCTCACCAGGCATTTCATTATGTGCCATAGCTGTAATGGACTTTTTCGTTGTAAGAAATGCGAGTTCTCGACCAGAGATGCAGGCACTTTTGTTCAGCACATTCATCATCATAACGAGGGCAGCCACAAATGTGTAAAATGTCCATCCATGAGTCCCACACAAGGGAAGGTCCACTCTGGGAAAGTCCACTCTGGGACATTTCCTTTCACATGTCAGTTGTGTGGTTATGGTGCTGCAAGGAGGGAGTATTTAAGTAAGCATATGACTGTGGCTCATGGTGATGAAATGGATAAAACAAACAGATGGAGGTTGCTCGAGGATAATTCTCGAGTTAATTCTCCAGGACTGAAGTTGCTGCTTAAAAAGAGTCTTCCTGCTGGAGGATCCAGGGAACCACAGTGGATGTCAAAGCTGAATTCTTACCCTGGAGTAGGTCTGCTTGACCACAGTGGCAGATTATTTAATCCTGAGAAAACATTGGAGGAAACACAACAATTTCTTGAAAGAGCTGTGGGTGTGAAGAAAGAGACTAATAAGTGGAGTAAAGGTCCACTACAGAGTGAGCCACAGTGTTCGTACCCAGTTACATCCACTACACCACAGCCAAAGATACAAGAAAATGAACTCGGTGCTGGATCTGGAATTCTAGATCCTGGCAACAGCAATGGGTTGACCGTTCTcatggttaaaaataaaatctcgaTTCCTCCTAACTGTACCACAAAGGTAATGGGCTTTAAGATGGTAGATGGTAAAAAGCATTTAGTTTTAAAAGTCATACCAACAAAACAGGAACCCACTACCAACAATGACATGTCACCCACAAataatgttgttgatgatgaaaaGACTGGTAGCTCCCCATACTCCTCACTGTCTGAAAGATCAGGATCTCTTCTCAGCTTAGATTCTGGGACTAACAAAGATGTATCTGCCTCAGtaaatatagacacacataATGTAGAAACTCACAGTGGGGACCAATCACCTTTGTTGGATGACCATGAAGCAAATGTGGAACCAACTTCAAACCAGACTGATGATGAAGTTCTTGAAATATCTGATACATCAGAGTCTTCAGCATCACATTGTGCCGACTTGTCCACAATAAGCAAAGAGTCAGATGTTTATGAAAACCTGGGCAGTGGTTCAgattcagaaaataaatcattacatCATGATCATGAACATTGTACACATCAGTCCAGGGCAGATGAGTCCAAATCTACACATTCAAGGTCGCCTAAATCGCCTGAGATCTCTCACACAGACCAAACCAAAGCAAAAGCAGCTCCATTAGAAACACCTGTTAAACACACCACAGAATTAGTTTCATGTACTGATGATCTATCATCATCAGAATCGGCTGCAGGTGAGCACACACTTCCTGAGCTTGCAGTATCTGCAACAGATGCCTCAACGTTGTCGCTGGTAGATGAGGTCACTACCCCTCCTGACGTAGCTGAGTCTCATGGTAATTTAGTGGTGAGTAAAAATTTGGAATCCTCTGAAGACCAGGGTGCAGAGCAGATTTTACCTAAAATTCCGTCCCCCACTTTagtagctgaagagagagagacctctTTTTGTGATGAATGTGAGTCTACATTATCTGAGAACACAGCAACTTCAACCCCATTACCTAATTTATTGAATGGTAAAACCTCTCGGCCTAGTTCAGTCACCGACTTCTCTCCCAGGAAGGATCTACTTGCAGAAAATCTCTCAGATTCACATTTAAGcccactgaaaaaaaacagccctaATGATTCCCCTGATGCCAAAGATGGTGTCACAGAAGTTGACACTGTTTTGCAAAATTCCCCAAATCAGGAGGTTTTTAGTTTTCACAATTACTCTAAAGAGACTTTCAGTAGTTCCCCTGATTTTCTGGATGCTGATGAACATTCCCAAGAGGACTTGGAGGAAGAGGAGTGTGAAGAAGATTTTGATGAACTAAAACTTGCTTCGGATTGGAGTTTAACACTGCCTGCCTCTCCACCGCTTGTGGATGAACAGTCTGAGGAATGTGTAGGAAGTGGGGAAGAAAGCAGTACATGTGTTAATGATCTAGCTAATACCAGTGAGAATAAATCGTTAGAAAGAGTGTCCGATAGCGACATAGAGGTTGATGAGTGCGTAGCTACTGTTGAGGATTTACCCGTTCCAGTGATTTCGGAGACTGACAAGGGAGCATGTTCTTCAGAATCCGAGAAAAAGGAAGGGGATTTTACATCTTCTGTGGTTGAGGGTGGTCCTGCAACTTTAAAGAATGCTGCTGTTTTGGGCAAGATACTTGAAGAGCATTCAGATGCTATCATCAACCAGCAGcttgagaaagaaaggatggtATCCTCAGCTGTGTTGCAGGATACTAATAGACCTACAAAAACAACACTTCGAATACTGCAGATGCCTGAGGGAAAGAAGCAGATGTTCCTTCAGACTATGGAGAGTCCATATGCTGTGCCTGTCCAACTGACAAGTGGCCAAGGCTTCAAGCTTATTACAAAGTCCTGTGCTTCCAAAGTAAATGTGTCATATGTTAAGCCAGGAATTGAAATGCCTAGCAAAGGTTCAGGGTTGTCTCTCACACTTAACGGAGGTAGAATTGGGATGTCGGCACAGAGTTTAAGTGGAGAGGGTAAAGGTCATGCCTCACTCTTGCAAACAGTGAGCAGCAACGGAGGCCGCTATTTTGTCAATGCTTCTGCCCTGAAAGGGCCTCTCCTCTTATCAGGTACTGTTAAGTCCCCCTCAGAACAGACGGTCAACATGCAGCAGACGTGTTATTTAGTTCAacgaccacttcctgtttcaccaAGTACTGAGTCAACTGGTTCGACCTCAAAGACGGTCCTGACAACTCGCCCAGTACTGGCCATGCCTGTGAAAACAGCTGATAAAGCAGCTGCTTTGCAAACTGGACGGCAGGCATACTTGGTTAGGTATATCTCACCAGCCAAGTCAGGAATACTGGTAAATAGCTCTAATGAGAAGGCAGCAAACCAGGGCAGCCAGGCAAATGAAGGAAGCAAAAGCAGGGTTTTCCTTAAAATAGTTAGAAGTCCTAATGGTACCAGGTTCCTCTCCACTACTCCATACACGTCAGCCAAAAAGCCACTTTATGTGGCCGCAAACTCTCTTCAATCACCGTACATACTTATGTCTTCAGATTGGTCAGCAGGACTGAAAACCTCCAACAGAGCTCATAGCCCCACTCATACACTTATCACCGCAAAGCTTAAAGACATTTTACCAGACTCAGATAGTCACAGTCAGAACCAAGTTGAGGATGGCTTAGTAGTGCAGAAATCACCCTTTTTGCCCATGCATACCCGTCCACCGAGCCAacggaagagaagaagaaggatggTGTTTGAGGAATCTTTTGAGACATCTCCTAAAACTAGAAGAATGTCAAGCAAGGCCCTTGCTCTGAAAGAGCTTTCGCCGTTCAGCAAGCCAGCAGCAAAAGATGTTGAGAGAACTCTTAGACTTTCTCCGTTCAGCCCATTCCAACAGATCAAATGTCCTCGACAAAACCAGCCAGTAGTGGTGCTAAACCACCCCGATGCTGATATTCCTGAGGTGACAAACATCATGAAGTCAGTTAACAGATACAAAGGGGAAGTCATTAAGGTGGCATTGTCCGAAAATACAGTCAGGGCCCTGTCTGAGTGGAACTTCATTGGTCCAGATGGTACACTGTCAAACACTCCTGGTATCAGTGCAGGGTCAAGACTCCGGCCGTCAGGGAACAAGGTTCGAGAGCGATTTATCTTAAGACTGAAGCTaaaaaagacaagaagaaataaatatgaGGTAGTGAGGTTGTCCTCCAGCACAGGTTCTGAGCAAATACCAATGTTTAGTTGTTGGTTTTGTGGCCGTGTGTTTAACAATCAAGAAGAGTGGATTGGCCATGGACAGCGGCATCTCATGGAGGCTACAAGAGACTGGAATAAGCTGTTCTAA